In Nostoc sp. UHCC 0926, a single genomic region encodes these proteins:
- a CDS encoding P-loop NTPase fold protein: protein MTDEPFPAKKSQKFKLDLVRFFQACNPSKTLVVSKPEDRQYYIDFSKVRGAKIIEELGRTITRLAPEQSTCQLFTGHIGCGKSTELLRLKAELEQQGFHVVYFESSQSLDMADIHVTDILLAVACEVSQSLEAIKINLKPGYFKNLFTEISEFLQTPIELEGELSVGIAKITAKTKDSPKLRSQLRQYLEPRTNGILESINKELLKPAREKLKQQGKKGLVVIIDNLDRVDNSLKPSGHYQPEYLFVERGEQLNQLNCHVVYTIPLVLIFSNALGRLTNRFGVDPKVLPMVPVQLQDGSQFSQGITLLQQMVMARAFPGVSWEQSRNLITEVFDSPDTLERLCLVSGGHLRNLLMLLFRCLQQEDPPLSQECVNRVIKQRRDELILAITPDEWESLREVAQEKSLRGHERYELLLRSMFVFEYRNEHGSWFDINPILAEAKEFRL from the coding sequence ATAACTGATGAGCCATTTCCTGCTAAAAAATCACAGAAATTTAAATTAGATTTAGTCAGGTTTTTTCAAGCTTGCAACCCCAGTAAGACTCTGGTTGTGAGCAAACCGGAAGATAGACAATATTATATTGATTTCTCCAAAGTGCGTGGCGCTAAGATTATTGAAGAATTAGGGCGAACTATTACCCGCCTTGCACCGGAACAATCTACCTGTCAATTGTTTACCGGACATATCGGCTGTGGCAAATCCACAGAATTACTGCGGCTCAAAGCAGAGTTAGAGCAGCAGGGATTTCATGTGGTTTATTTTGAGTCTAGCCAAAGCTTGGATATGGCTGATATTCATGTTACAGATATTTTACTGGCAGTAGCTTGTGAGGTGAGTCAAAGCCTGGAAGCAATAAAAATTAACCTTAAACCAGGATACTTTAAAAATCTGTTTACGGAAATTTCTGAGTTTTTGCAAACGCCGATAGAACTTGAGGGAGAGTTATCTGTAGGTATTGCCAAAATTACTGCCAAAACTAAAGATAGTCCCAAACTTCGCTCTCAGTTACGACAATATTTAGAACCGCGCACCAATGGCATTTTAGAATCAATTAACAAAGAATTGCTCAAGCCTGCTAGAGAAAAACTCAAGCAGCAAGGTAAAAAAGGACTGGTGGTAATTATAGATAATCTCGACCGAGTGGATAATTCTTTGAAGCCTTCCGGTCATTACCAGCCAGAATATCTCTTTGTGGAACGCGGTGAACAGTTAAACCAGCTAAATTGTCATGTTGTTTATACTATTCCCCTAGTGTTGATTTTTTCCAACGCTTTAGGAAGGTTAACAAATCGCTTCGGGGTAGACCCTAAGGTTTTGCCGATGGTTCCTGTGCAACTACAGGATGGTTCGCAATTTTCACAAGGAATCACGCTGCTGCAACAGATGGTTATGGCGAGGGCTTTTCCTGGTGTCAGTTGGGAACAAAGCCGAAATTTAATTACTGAGGTTTTTGATAGTCCTGATACTTTAGAAAGGCTGTGCTTAGTTAGCGGCGGTCATTTGCGTAATTTGCTGATGTTATTATTTCGCTGTCTTCAGCAAGAAGACCCACCCTTGTCGCAAGAGTGCGTAAATAGGGTGATTAAACAACGCCGCGATGAACTAATTTTAGCAATTACGCCTGATGAATGGGAATCACTGCGTGAGGTGGCGCAAGAGAAAAGCTTGAGAGGTCATGAAAGATACGAACTTTTGCTCCGCAGTATGTTTGTATTTGAATACCGAAATGAGCATGGTTCTTGGTTTGATATTAATCCGATTTTGGCGGAGGCTAAAGAATTCAGGCTTTAA
- a CDS encoding heme o synthase encodes MIETNVSRHHETFLQVIQSYYQLTKPRIIPLLLITTAGSMWIAAKGEVDPLLLLVTLTGGTLAAASAQTINCVYDRDIDYDMERTRHRPMPSGKVQPRDALIFAIALATISFTLLAVFANLLAALLAFSGIVFYILVYTHWLKRHSTQNIVIGGAAGAIPALVGWAAVTGTLSWSAWLIFAIVFLWTPPHFWALALMIKDDYAKVGIPMLPVIEGTTATVKQIWYYTLLTVVATVLLVYPLGASGILYAAIALILGGLFIHKSWRLLQNPEDRTVARELFLYSISYMMLLCLGMVVDSLPVTHHLISAGINHLHFIG; translated from the coding sequence ATGATTGAGACTAATGTCTCTCGCCACCACGAAACATTTTTACAGGTAATTCAAAGTTACTACCAGCTAACGAAGCCTCGGATTATTCCGTTGCTTTTGATTACCACGGCTGGGAGTATGTGGATTGCTGCTAAGGGAGAAGTAGATCCATTGCTGTTGCTAGTAACTCTCACTGGTGGCACCTTGGCGGCTGCAAGCGCCCAGACGATTAACTGTGTCTATGACCGGGATATTGATTATGACATGGAGCGGACGCGCCATCGTCCGATGCCTTCGGGTAAGGTGCAGCCGCGCGATGCTCTAATTTTTGCGATCGCACTGGCGACGATTTCCTTTACACTCCTGGCAGTATTTGCCAATCTGTTAGCCGCCTTGCTAGCCTTCTCTGGCATCGTCTTTTATATTTTGGTCTATACCCACTGGCTGAAACGCCACAGCACCCAGAATATCGTCATTGGTGGGGCCGCTGGGGCAATTCCGGCGTTAGTGGGTTGGGCTGCTGTCACAGGCACATTAAGCTGGTCAGCATGGTTGATTTTTGCGATCGTCTTTTTGTGGACACCACCCCATTTCTGGGCGTTAGCTCTGATGATTAAAGATGACTACGCAAAAGTTGGGATACCAATGTTACCTGTGATTGAAGGTACTACGGCAACCGTGAAGCAGATTTGGTACTATACCCTGCTTACCGTAGTTGCAACCGTGTTATTGGTTTATCCCTTGGGAGCAAGTGGAATTCTTTATGCTGCGATCGCCCTAATTCTGGGAGGATTATTTATCCACAAATCTTGGCGTTTGTTGCAAAATCCAGAGGATCGCACTGTAGCTAGAGAGTTGTTTCTCTATTCCATCTCCTACATGATGCTGTTGTGTCTGGGTATGGTAGTGGATAGTCTTCCCGTTACCCATCATCTAATTAGTGCAGGGATCAATCATCTGCATTTTATTGGTTAG
- a CDS encoding COX15/CtaA family protein: MSEFVLQQQNEAALEQQKPKEMIRRLVWKMCIATLILMAIGSATRVMNAGLACPDWPLCYGELVPAKQMNLQVFLEWFHRLDAALIGVSAIALFGLSWWHRRFLPSWLPWASTFALFLIVFQGILGGLTVTELLRFDIVTAHLGTALLFFTTLLIVGTALTPYQGTGTVGNLPWVGLTAAVLVYLQSLLGALVGSRWALHQCLGGSQLCTVMYSHIAGLVPPTMATLAMVFICWRTPALHPALRRLANMAGALLSLQILLGFATFKLHLQVEPLTVSHQAIGATLLGTLVAFTVLALRDSVSVELR, translated from the coding sequence ATGAGCGAATTTGTCCTACAACAACAAAATGAAGCGGCACTTGAGCAGCAAAAGCCCAAGGAAATGATTCGGCGCTTGGTGTGGAAAATGTGCATAGCCACCTTAATTTTGATGGCAATAGGCAGTGCCACCCGCGTGATGAATGCTGGACTTGCTTGCCCAGACTGGCCCTTATGCTATGGCGAACTCGTGCCAGCCAAGCAAATGAATCTCCAGGTGTTCCTGGAGTGGTTTCACAGATTGGATGCAGCTTTAATTGGTGTAAGCGCGATCGCACTCTTCGGTTTGTCCTGGTGGCATCGTCGTTTCTTACCCTCTTGGCTGCCTTGGGCATCCACATTCGCCCTATTTTTAATCGTCTTCCAAGGTATCTTGGGGGGACTCACAGTTACCGAACTGTTGCGGTTTGATATCGTTACCGCTCATTTAGGAACGGCGCTGTTGTTTTTTACCACCCTCCTGATTGTCGGCACAGCACTCACTCCCTATCAAGGGACTGGAACCGTTGGTAATTTACCTTGGGTAGGTTTAACTGCCGCTGTTCTGGTTTACCTGCAAAGTCTGCTAGGTGCTTTGGTAGGCTCTCGCTGGGCGCTACACCAATGCCTCGGCGGTTCTCAACTTTGTACTGTGATGTACAGCCATATTGCTGGTTTGGTGCCGCCAACAATGGCAACCTTGGCAATGGTATTTATCTGTTGGCGTACACCAGCACTACATCCAGCCTTGCGGCGACTGGCAAATATGGCTGGTGCGTTGTTGAGCTTACAAATCTTGTTGGGATTCGCCACTTTCAAATTACATCTCCAAGTCGAGCCTCTGACCGTCTCTCACCAAGCTATAGGAGCTACTTTGCTGGGTACTTTGGTGGCTTTCACAGTTCTCGCACTGCGTGACTCAGTGAGTGTTGAGTTACGTTAG
- a CDS encoding cytochrome c oxidase subunit II — MKIPSSIWTLLIGIVLTLVSLWYGQNHGLLPVAATDEAVLVDGLFNAMMIISTGIFLLVEGILIYSAFKYRRRAGDNQDGPPVEGNVPLEILWTAIPAIIVIGISVYSFDVYNEIGGFDPHAIHEAPMNQESMAMPGSAMAATLSDTPPSTEPNLNQEKSDEAMQDPATAEVRNADQIPQLRNAPGVGIVAPTIGGSPDRAGKPPELRVNVTGLQYAWIFTYPETGITTSEMHVPIGREVQINMTANDVIHAFWVPEFRLKQDAIPGRQSEIRFTPKKAGDYTLICAELCGPYHGAMRASVVVETEEAFDKWQQEQLVASKETLNQAVAVNPANLSPNEFLAPYTKDMGIQPEMLHQIHK; from the coding sequence GTGAAGATTCCAAGTTCAATCTGGACATTACTGATTGGCATCGTGCTAACGCTAGTCAGCCTTTGGTACGGTCAAAATCACGGTCTGTTGCCAGTAGCAGCAACGGATGAAGCCGTATTAGTGGATGGTCTGTTCAACGCGATGATGATCATTTCTACAGGTATATTCCTGCTCGTAGAAGGTATTTTAATTTACTCTGCATTCAAATACCGTCGGCGTGCAGGTGATAATCAAGACGGCCCACCAGTTGAGGGCAATGTACCTCTAGAAATTCTCTGGACGGCGATCCCAGCAATTATCGTTATCGGTATTTCTGTTTACAGTTTTGATGTGTACAACGAAATCGGTGGCTTTGATCCCCATGCTATCCATGAAGCGCCGATGAATCAGGAGTCAATGGCAATGCCTGGAAGTGCGATGGCAGCGACTTTAAGCGATACTCCTCCCAGCACCGAACCCAACCTCAATCAAGAAAAATCTGACGAGGCAATGCAAGACCCAGCTACCGCAGAAGTTCGCAATGCTGACCAAATTCCCCAACTGCGGAATGCCCCTGGTGTAGGTATTGTTGCTCCGACAATTGGGGGTAGTCCTGATAGAGCAGGCAAACCACCAGAATTGCGGGTCAACGTCACAGGTCTACAATATGCCTGGATTTTCACCTATCCTGAAACTGGTATAACTACAAGTGAAATGCACGTCCCCATCGGGCGAGAAGTGCAAATCAATATGACAGCCAACGATGTTATTCACGCCTTCTGGGTGCCAGAGTTCCGTCTGAAACAAGATGCGATCCCTGGTAGACAAAGCGAAATTCGCTTCACGCCCAAAAAAGCAGGCGATTATACCCTGATTTGTGCTGAACTTTGTGGCCCATATCACGGTGCGATGAGAGCATCAGTAGTAGTTGAGACAGAAGAAGCCTTTGACAAATGGCAGCAAGAGCAGCTAGTTGCCAGCAAGGAAACACTAAATCAAGCCGTTGCTGTTAACCCTGCGAATCTATCCCCAAATGAATTTCTCGCCCCTTACACCAAGGACATGGGAATTCAGCCAGAAATGTTACATCAAATTCACAAATAG